A region of Paenibacillus sp. 37 DNA encodes the following proteins:
- a CDS encoding DUF4363 family protein, with protein MKTRFWLLYVLPIFLILVFVAIMASGAFLKKPFGNDDRLLESIQILEKQVEGKKWTEAKSQVDYAMQAWEKIVDRIQFSVERETIYDILGTLARIKGGVAAEDDKAIMEEIYYFYVLWDNLGD; from the coding sequence ATGAAAACGCGTTTCTGGCTGTTATATGTGCTTCCGATCTTCCTCATTCTTGTGTTCGTTGCAATTATGGCTAGCGGAGCCTTTCTCAAAAAGCCCTTTGGCAACGATGATCGCTTGCTTGAATCTATACAAATATTAGAGAAACAGGTTGAGGGTAAAAAATGGACTGAAGCCAAGTCTCAAGTCGATTACGCAATGCAGGCCTGGGAAAAAATCGTCGACCGCATTCAGTTCAGTGTGGAGCGTGAAACAATATATGATATTCTGGGCACCCTTGCTCGGATCAAAGGCGGCGTTGCGGCAGAGGATGATAAGGCGATTATGGAAGAGATTTATTACTTTTATGTGTTATGGGATAATCTCGGAGATTAG
- a CDS encoding DUF421 domain-containing protein produces MMEETWVVAVRSIIAFLTLIIYTRVLGKQQMGNLTYFDYINGITIGSIAGTFATDLSSKAWIHFVALTIFTIITIIFQYITLKNRTISKLMDSDPTLIIQNGKILEQNLSKMRVKFDELTMMLRQKDVFDITTLDYAILEPDGSLSVVLKPENQPVTAKDMHMHPPKSKLMTEIIIDGLLIKQNLEERNKDINWLSEQLKKQKITIQDIAFAAILPNDKLYVDLFEDKITEKIDMGDYEGPF; encoded by the coding sequence ATGATGGAAGAAACATGGGTTGTTGCCGTACGGTCTATTATTGCCTTTCTGACCCTGATCATCTATACAAGGGTGCTAGGCAAGCAGCAGATGGGTAACTTGACGTATTTTGATTACATTAACGGTATTACAATCGGTTCCATTGCGGGTACGTTTGCAACCGATCTCTCGTCCAAGGCGTGGATTCATTTTGTGGCCTTGACCATTTTCACAATCATTACGATCATCTTTCAGTATATTACGCTGAAAAATCGCACCATTTCCAAACTAATGGACTCTGATCCTACATTGATCATCCAGAACGGTAAAATTCTCGAACAGAACCTGAGTAAAATGCGAGTCAAATTTGACGAATTGACCATGATGTTGCGGCAAAAGGATGTATTTGATATTACAACGCTGGATTATGCGATTCTGGAACCGGATGGTAGCCTCTCGGTTGTTTTGAAACCTGAGAATCAACCGGTAACCGCCAAAGACATGCATATGCACCCGCCCAAGAGCAAGCTGATGACCGAGATTATCATTGATGGCCTGCTGATTAAGCAAAATCTGGAGGAAAGAAATAAAGATATCAACTGGCTCAGTGAACAGCTTAAGAAACAAAAGATCACGATACAGGATATTGCTTTTGCCGCCATATTGCCCAATGACAAATTGTATGTTGATCTGTTCGAAGATAAAATCACCGAAAAAATCGATATGGGCGATTATGAGGGACCTTTCTAA
- a CDS encoding metal ABC transporter substrate-binding protein — protein sequence MKFSKKATLGLLFSLTLIVAGCGQKSASDANTASTGTSVPVETETAKLNVQVSFYPMYEFTKNVAGDLAEVQTLVPAGMEPHDWEPTPQDIASIEKADVLVYNGAGMESWMDQVTGSLSNASLIQVEASKGINLLEGGEHDHHHEDSEATEHDHDHADEATAEEHDHDHDAEAEERHDHDHGGLDPHVWLSPALAVKEVRNIEAGLAQASPEHAEQFKQNADAYIAQLESLDQDFKAAVTDSKRKDFITQHAAFGYLAKEYGLQQVPIAGLSPEQEPSAAQMASVIDFAKEHQVKTIFFETLVSSKVSETIAGEVGAKTAVLNPIEGLTEEEIASGMDYISVMRQNLEALKLALNE from the coding sequence ATGAAATTCAGTAAAAAAGCTACGCTCGGATTGTTGTTTAGTCTTACACTTATCGTCGCAGGCTGCGGACAAAAATCCGCTTCTGATGCAAATACAGCTTCGACAGGCACTTCCGTTCCAGTCGAGACGGAAACCGCAAAATTAAACGTGCAGGTCAGCTTCTACCCGATGTACGAGTTCACCAAAAATGTGGCAGGTGATCTGGCAGAGGTGCAAACCCTCGTTCCAGCAGGAATGGAGCCTCATGATTGGGAGCCCACACCACAAGATATTGCCAGCATTGAAAAAGCGGATGTGCTTGTATACAACGGTGCGGGTATGGAATCATGGATGGATCAGGTCACCGGAAGTCTAAGCAACGCTTCGCTCATTCAGGTGGAAGCAAGCAAGGGCATCAACCTGCTTGAAGGTGGAGAGCATGATCACCATCATGAAGATTCAGAGGCAACAGAGCATGACCACGATCATGCAGATGAAGCAACTGCTGAAGAACACGACCACGATCATGACGCCGAGGCAGAAGAAAGACATGATCACGATCACGGTGGACTTGATCCCCACGTATGGCTGTCACCTGCATTGGCTGTAAAAGAAGTGCGCAATATTGAAGCAGGACTGGCGCAGGCTTCCCCGGAACATGCTGAACAGTTCAAGCAGAATGCAGATGCTTACATTGCTCAACTGGAGTCACTGGATCAGGACTTCAAAGCGGCTGTGACGGATAGCAAACGCAAGGATTTCATCACACAACACGCTGCATTTGGCTACCTTGCCAAGGAATATGGATTGCAACAGGTGCCCATCGCAGGGTTGTCTCCTGAGCAAGAACCTTCAGCAGCGCAGATGGCATCTGTCATTGATTTTGCAAAAGAGCATCAGGTGAAGACCATTTTCTTCGAAACACTGGTTTCATCCAAAGTGTCTGAGACGATCGCGGGTGAAGTGGGAGCCAAAACGGCTGTATTGAACCCGATTGAGGGACTTACCGAGGAAGAGATAGCGTCGGGAATGGACTACATCAGCGTGATGAGACAAAATTTGGAGGCTCTGAAACTGGCGCTGAACGAATAA
- a CDS encoding M50 family metallopeptidase has translation MNKWVKTILFLLGSVFLTRFIPFSSLFRNLDTMIHEFGHALMTLVLSGKVLRIELYADHSGVTYSSMLTPGRSILVSLAGYISASLFALLLFYLYRKGLHMWGLGIMTAVALVSLLLYVRGEFGMLWLTGFIVLNVVMMIFGAKIVKFYYLILAFLTLEESVVSAVYVGFMSWTQPSRAGDAANLAQQTFLPALFWGTLFALFALWCAKGALGLFFRKEGTSRPSRSRGLRRA, from the coding sequence TTGAATAAGTGGGTCAAAACGATACTTTTTCTACTAGGCTCCGTCTTTCTTACACGATTCATCCCATTTTCGTCCTTGTTCCGTAACCTGGATACGATGATTCACGAATTCGGTCATGCACTAATGACACTAGTATTGTCCGGTAAAGTGCTGCGCATTGAATTATACGCTGATCATAGTGGTGTAACTTACTCTTCCATGCTGACGCCAGGCAGATCGATCCTGGTTTCTCTGGCGGGATATATCAGTGCATCACTGTTCGCCTTGCTGTTGTTTTACTTATACCGCAAAGGCTTGCACATGTGGGGACTCGGTATTATGACGGCTGTCGCTCTGGTGTCACTCTTGTTATATGTAAGAGGGGAGTTCGGCATGTTATGGCTGACCGGGTTCATCGTACTGAACGTTGTCATGATGATTTTTGGCGCCAAGATCGTGAAATTCTATTATCTGATACTGGCGTTTCTTACGCTGGAAGAGTCGGTCGTGAGTGCTGTATACGTTGGATTCATGTCATGGACTCAGCCTTCACGGGCAGGGGATGCAGCGAACCTCGCTCAGCAGACATTCCTTCCGGCGTTATTCTGGGGAACGTTGTTTGCTTTGTTTGCACTATGGTGTGCCAAGGGAGCACTCGGTCTCTTTTTCCGCAAAGAAGGTACTTCGCGACCGTCACGGTCTCGGGGATTACGAAGAGCGTAA